In Dromiciops gliroides isolate mDroGli1 chromosome 5, mDroGli1.pri, whole genome shotgun sequence, the following are encoded in one genomic region:
- the LETMD1 gene encoding LETM1 domain-containing protein 1 isoform X1, with protein MALSRVYWRRVSLGGAGAPPGHLLSLRLQPGRRSPAWGPPRSSRLHLSPKGDVKSLVSSFVAKTKVVNEKYNRFLERRFPRFYAVYSLFFKGFQMLLADAKKARRIKTFMNQKKLMYHQLSYRDMEHLRQFRRDVAKCFFLGIISIPPFANYLVFLLMYLYPRQLLIHHFWTSKQQLEFLDIYHARRKQSHPEILDCLERAIPLLSNAALQRHFTSLCTKVQKGAHPSVGDLLPLKKCFSVYPLDMSHLSTPHVKALSRAMLLTPHLPSVLLRYRLNKHTTVLHQLDKALKRLGIGQLTAQEVKSACYLRGLDSTHLPEDWCRIWLAEWLQFSSSLTDADVSFLLHAVVLFSTNFPGTRH; from the exons ATGGCGCTGTCCAGGGTCTACTGGAGACGCGTCTCCCTGGGCGGTGCGGGCGCTCCCCCAGGACACCTCCTCTCTCTGCGGCTACAGCCTGGGCGTCGGAGCCCGGCCTGGGGGCCTCCTAG ATCTTCCCGGCTTCACCTCTCCCCAAAGGGAGACGTGAAGAGCCTCGTCTCCTCCTTTGTGGCCAAGACCAAGGTGGTTAATGAGAAATACAATCGCTTCCTGGAGCGTCGCTTCCCCCGCTTCTACGCGGTGTACTCGCTCTTCTTTAAAG GATTTCAGATGCTTTTGGCTGATGCAAAAAAAGCCAGAAGAATAAAGACATTTATGAACCAGAAAAAACTAATGTATCACCAACTCTCATACCGGGACATGGAACATTTGAGACAG TTTCGACGAGATGTCGCCAAGTGTTTTTTCCTGGGCATCATTTCCATCCCACCCTTTGCCAACTACCTGGTCTTCCTGTTGAT gTACTTATATCCCCGGCAACTGCTGATCCATCATTTCTGGACCTCAAAGCAGCAGCTGGAATTCTTGGACATCTACCATGCACGACGAAAGCAGTCCCATCCAGAGATCCTCGACTGCTTGGAAAGAGCCATACCTTTGCTCTCCAATGCAGCTCTCCAACGGCATTTTACATCATTGTGCACCAAG GTTCAGAAAGGTGCTCACCCAAGTGTTGGTGATCTGCTGCCTTTGAAGAAGTGTTTTTCTGTCTATCCCCTGGACATGTCTCATCTTTCTACTCCACACGTG AAAGCCTTGAGTCGGGCCATGCTTCTCACACCTCACCTACCCTCTGTTTTGCTGAGATACCGTCTGAATAAACACACCACTGTGCTTCACCAGCTAGACAAAGCTTTGAAAAGACTGGGGATTGGCCAGCTGACTGCTCAGGAAGTAAAATCG GCTTGCTATCTCCGAGGCCTGGATTCCACCCACCTTCCTGAGGACTGGTGCCGAATATGGCTAGCAGAATGGCTGCAGTTTTCCTCTAGTCTGACGG ATGCTGATGTGTCCTTCTTGCTGCACGCCGTGGTCTTATTTTCCACCAACTTCCCTGGGACAAGGCACTGA
- the LETMD1 gene encoding LETM1 domain-containing protein 1 isoform X2 — protein MALSRVYWRRVSLGGAGAPPGHLLSLRLQPGRRSPAWGPPRSSRLHLSPKGDVKSLVSSFVAKTKVVNEKYNRFLERRFPRFYAVYSLFFKVSTRCRQVFFPGHHFHPTLCQLPGLPVDVQKGAHPSVGDLLPLKKCFSVYPLDMSHLSTPHVKALSRAMLLTPHLPSVLLRYRLNKHTTVLHQLDKALKRLGIGQLTAQEVKSACYLRGLDSTHLPEDWCRIWLAEWLQFSSSLTDADVSFLLHAVVLFSTNFPGTRH, from the exons ATGGCGCTGTCCAGGGTCTACTGGAGACGCGTCTCCCTGGGCGGTGCGGGCGCTCCCCCAGGACACCTCCTCTCTCTGCGGCTACAGCCTGGGCGTCGGAGCCCGGCCTGGGGGCCTCCTAG ATCTTCCCGGCTTCACCTCTCCCCAAAGGGAGACGTGAAGAGCCTCGTCTCCTCCTTTGTGGCCAAGACCAAGGTGGTTAATGAGAAATACAATCGCTTCCTGGAGCGTCGCTTCCCCCGCTTCTACGCGGTGTACTCGCTCTTCTTTAAAG TTTCGACGAGATGTCGCCAAGTGTTTTTTCCTGGGCATCATTTCCATCCCACCCTTTGCCAACTACCTGGTCTTCCTGTTGAT GTTCAGAAAGGTGCTCACCCAAGTGTTGGTGATCTGCTGCCTTTGAAGAAGTGTTTTTCTGTCTATCCCCTGGACATGTCTCATCTTTCTACTCCACACGTG AAAGCCTTGAGTCGGGCCATGCTTCTCACACCTCACCTACCCTCTGTTTTGCTGAGATACCGTCTGAATAAACACACCACTGTGCTTCACCAGCTAGACAAAGCTTTGAAAAGACTGGGGATTGGCCAGCTGACTGCTCAGGAAGTAAAATCG GCTTGCTATCTCCGAGGCCTGGATTCCACCCACCTTCCTGAGGACTGGTGCCGAATATGGCTAGCAGAATGGCTGCAGTTTTCCTCTAGTCTGACGG ATGCTGATGTGTCCTTCTTGCTGCACGCCGTGGTCTTATTTTCCACCAACTTCCCTGGGACAAGGCACTGA